TGAAATTAAAATTTTGTGCTTTAAGCACTAATCTAATAACATCTCTTTCTACCAAAAAATTGGTCAGTGGAGACTGTCAGTATAGAGTCAATCAAGAGTTTCTAGGCTTTATTGGTTGAGTGTACCTAAACGACATTTATCAAATTGAAGCAAGGCGCTTTGAAAAGAAATCTAGATCTTTGTTTTTAATCTAGACTTCAGGCTTTTAAGAGCAGCCTTAGCTGCATTTTGCCCAGCTTCTTTCTTTGAATAACCTTTGGCAGATCCAACTAAGTTATCTGCTACAAAAATACCGATCTCGAATTCTTTAGCGTGATCAGGACCCTCACAGGTTATCGTCCGATATTCGGGTGGTTCCTTATATTCTTTTTGGACGATTTCTTGCAAGATAGATTTGTAATCCTTTTCAATGGAATCAATAATCGCTTCTTCTATATAATCTTGCCAGTGTTCCATGACAAAGGCTTCAGCCGTTTCAAATCCTCTATCTATGTAGACAGCTCCAATCAATGCTTCAAGTGTGTCGCCGATAACTGATTTAGGAAGTTGGGCTTTACCTGCAAGTGAACTGCCAACATTGAGTGCTTTGTCTAGCTCAAGAGCAATTGCAATTCCAGAAAGTAAATCATCTGAAATTAATCGAGCGCGGTATTTAGTGAGCATGCCTTCATCAACTTTGGGAAAGCGTAAATAAAGATACTTACTGAAAATTAATTTGAGAACTGCATCCCCATAAAACTCGAGCCTTTCGTTATTAGCACGTTCTGGATTATCCTTAGTGCAAGAACTATGCGTCAAAGCAAGTTCTAATAAACTAGTATCCGACAAGTTTAGGTTGAGTATTTGTTTAGGCTTCAAGTCTCATGATTACTTGTCCATAAGAGATAGCTTCAGCATTTTGCACGCAGATCTCTTTGACAGTACCTTCTACTTCGGCTGGCAATTCATTCATTAATTTCATTGCTTCAACTATACAAATAGTATCTCCCTTGTTGACTTTGTCGCCGACTTTGACGAAGGCTTCTGAGTCAGGTGAAGCTGAGCTATAAAAAGTTCCAACCATTGGTGATTTGATCTCAATATATTTATTGACTGCTTTTGCTGGAGTGCTGCTTGCCGGACCTGCCGCGGTTGGAGCTGCTATGGTAAGAGGCTGCGCGTCTTTACGGACTTTAATCTTGAGTCCGTCTGATTCAATTTCAATTTCAGTTAAGCCTTGATCCTTGAGGATTTCGGATAACTTGTTGATTTTGTCTATTGGTAATTCGTCTTTTGCCATCGGCTCAATATTATACCTTATATAAGATTATTTACTAAAACTAGCTTTTGACCCTATCTTGATATTCTTTGGTACGAGGATTAACCCGAATTGTTTCACCCTGTTCCACAAAAAATGGAATCTGTATCACAGCACCAGTTTCTAGTGTAGCTGGTTTACCACCACCAGAAGTGTTACCTTTTTCGTTTGGTGGAGTTTCTGTTACTACAAGCTCAATAGAGTTAGGTAATTCAACACCAATTACTTTGTCTTCACAAACAGTAACGGTGCAAAGCACTTCTTCTTTAAGAAAATCTATAACATCTTGTCCTATTGCTTCTTTAGTTATTTCCATTTGTTCAAAGCTTTTCATGTCCATAAAAGTATAATTATCACCAGCTTGATAGAGAAATTGCATACTTTTGCGCTCTACAAAAACACCTTCAAATTGTTCGTTCATACGAAAGCTCTCTTCTCTCGATCCACCAGTCTCAACGTTTTTGAGTTTGGTTCTCACGAAAGCCGCTCCTTTGCCTGGTTTGACG
This Cyanobacteriota bacterium DNA region includes the following protein-coding sequences:
- the rnc gene encoding ribonuclease III — protein: MKPKQILNLNLSDTSLLELALTHSSCTKDNPERANNERLEFYGDAVLKLIFSKYLYLRFPKVDEGMLTKYRARLISDDLLSGIAIALELDKALNVGSSLAGKAQLPKSVIGDTLEALIGAVYIDRGFETAEAFVMEHWQDYIEEAIIDSIEKDYKSILQEIVQKEYKEPPEYRTITCEGPDHAKEFEIGIFVADNLVGSAKGYSKKEAGQNAAKAALKSLKSRLKTKI
- the accB gene encoding acetyl-CoA carboxylase biotin carboxyl carrier protein, with product MAKDELPIDKINKLSEILKDQGLTEIEIESDGLKIKVRKDAQPLTIAAPTAAGPASSTPAKAVNKYIEIKSPMVGTFYSSASPDSEAFVKVGDKVNKGDTICIVEAMKLMNELPAEVEGTVKEICVQNAEAISYGQVIMRLEA
- the efp gene encoding elongation factor P codes for the protein MLTPTDFKNGLTVRWKGQIWQIADFLHVKPGKGAAFVRTKLKNVETGGSREESFRMNEQFEGVFVERKSMQFLYQAGDNYTFMDMKSFEQMEITKEAIGQDVIDFLKEEVLCTVTVCEDKVIGVELPNSIELVVTETPPNEKGNTSGGGKPATLETGAVIQIPFFVEQGETIRVNPRTKEYQDRVKS